The genomic segment AAAGCGCCGAGACCATGATCCGCATCCTCGAAGAAGTCGGATTCGAGATCCGAATGGAGTATTCGAAATACCGGACTGTGTTCGAAAAGGACGGATTCAACGTCTCACTGGACGAAACCGAAGCAGGAAATTATCTGGAAGTGGAAGGTCCGTCGGATGAAGAGATTATGAAGCTGGGTGCAAAGCTCGGGTATTCGGAAAACGACTTTGTCCGTCGAACTTATGCAGAGCTTATTGGACATGCGCAGCCGAAGAAGGGATTGGGCCGCTAATCAAGGAGATACACATGACGAATGAAAAAGATCTTCCCGGAGATGAGCCGCTGGAGATGGTTGCCGTGGCCGGACCCTCCGAGGCTCAGATGATCGAAGAGATGCTGCAGAATAATGGGATCGAATGCAGTCTTCAGGGGGATATCATGTCGACGCCATGGCCGACAGTCAGCGACCTTGACGAGGTTCGCATCCTTGTCCGGCCGGCCGATGTCGCCCGCGCGGAGGAACTGATCGAAGCCTATTTCACCCCCGTCGCCAAAGACGAATTGACTGAAGGCGACTCCGAACTGGGCGTCGACGATGCCGACGAACCGAGCGGCTTTAAAATTTAGGCTGCACGTGCCGCGCGGGCCGTTCTGTATTTTCCCACGCCCGCGTGGCGCAGCTTCCCGGCGGCCGCCAGATAGTGCAGGGAACTGCCGACACCACGTTTGTCCAGGCCGGTAGCTTTGGCCACGTCCTCAATAGTCGCTTCACCGAGCTTCGCGACTGCGTCTATAATGGTTCGGCTGCGGTTTTCCCGGGATCGTTTGGCGGATGTTGCGCGCCGCGGCCGGCCTCGACGTTCCGTTCTCGGAATCGGAACGGTTTGGTCGCTGCCGTTGCCAACGACATAGCTTTCAATGGCATGCCGGACAACTTCATCCAGATGGCTATGCAGTTCCGCCGCAATGCGCTGGGTCAATTCGTCGATAAGAGCCATAATGCTGCTCCGTTATTTGAACTTAATCTGAAGATAGCACAAGGACTTAAGGCAAGTATTAACTATGGATAATTTTACCATCGCAGTGATCGCAGGAGACGTCATCATGTGCGCGGCTTTCATCGCGCTCATGGTGTTCGACAAGGGCGGCAAACCCACCGCTCCGGTCGCACCGCTGAAACCCGCCGGAAAACGACCTGCCTGATCTGTTCGCGCGGTTTTAGCCCGCAGATGACGCGGATTACGCAGATGGGGCGCATCATAAGTCCATCTTGCGCCACATCTGCGGCTAACTACTTTGAGATTACGTGCGGTCTTTGAGCTGGCTTTTCAATTCGTCCAGTTTTTTGTCGAGCTTCTTCTGGCGGGCGATCATCATCCACATGAAAATGAAAATGACCAGGAAGGCGAGCCCGTAGGCCGCAAATGCGAATTGGAGTCCTCTATTCATGGGCCACTATCACCTGCTCGAGATAGTTCACTTCTTCCTCGACTCTTGCAATGGCAAGACGCCGGTTCAGGATATAGATAAACAGGAGCGTGACGGCGAAGAATGAAGCGAGGAGCGCCTCGTTCATTTCCGTGGGCTCGCCTCCACCGCCGGGACTGATAACGGCTTGGGGATGCTGGGTCCGGAACAGGTAGATCGCCAGGTAATTGATCGGGACATCCACCACGGCCAGCAGTCCGAAAACACTCGACAGAACGGCCCGCTTAGCGCCCTCGGGCACGAACGCGCGGAGCATCAGATAAGCGATGAGAATCAGGTAAAGGACAACTTGCATTGTCGTTCGCGCGTCCCATACCCACCACGGTCCCCAGATCGGGCGCGCCCACATGACTGCGGTCAATAGCTGCGCCGTGATGACGACAACGCCGACTTCGGCGGAAGCCTGCGCGAAGCGGTCCCACCTGGAGTTCCGGCTGCTGAGATAGCGGATCGAGCCGTAGCCCAGGAGAAATGCCGCAACATATCCCATGATCGCGAGCGGAACATGGATATACATAATCCGTTGCGCGTCTCCCTGCGTGGCTTCGCGCGGCGCAAAGATGAAGATCATGTAGAGCGCGAATACCATCGATACCAATGTGAGTATGGCCAGAATTTTCGGCTTCATTATTCCTCTATTCCTCTACCGCGAATTCGAACAGCAGGTACGACAGCGTCAGGTAGACAATCGTAAACCCCGCCAAAATATAC from the Terriglobia bacterium genome contains:
- a CDS encoding CcmD family protein, whose translation is MNRGLQFAFAAYGLAFLVIFIFMWMMIARQKKLDKKLDELKSQLKDRT
- the ccsA gene encoding cytochrome c biogenesis protein CcsA, which codes for MKPKILAILTLVSMVFALYMIFIFAPREATQGDAQRIMYIHVPLAIMGYVAAFLLGYGSIRYLSSRNSRWDRFAQASAEVGVVVITAQLLTAVMWARPIWGPWWVWDARTTMQVVLYLILIAYLMLRAFVPEGAKRAVLSSVFGLLAVVDVPINYLAIYLFRTQHPQAVISPGGGGEPTEMNEALLASFFAVTLLFIYILNRRLAIARVEEEVNYLEQVIVAHE
- the cyaB gene encoding class IV adenylate cyclase, with the protein product MQEVEIKFAVKETKAVAEKLTKLGFQVTVGRHLEKNYLFDDASGKLRSAGRLLRVRKTPSNPTVTFKGPISAASQLKHREEVECRIESAETMIRILEEVGFEIRMEYSKYRTVFEKDGFNVSLDETEAGNYLEVEGPSDEEIMKLGAKLGYSENDFVRRTYAELIGHAQPKKGLGR
- a CDS encoding DUF2007 domain-containing protein; translation: MTNEKDLPGDEPLEMVAVAGPSEAQMIEEMLQNNGIECSLQGDIMSTPWPTVSDLDEVRILVRPADVARAEELIEAYFTPVAKDELTEGDSELGVDDADEPSGFKI